The Solanum lycopersicum chromosome 6, SLM_r2.1 genome has a window encoding:
- the LOC101256983 gene encoding immune-associated nucleotide-binding protein 9-like, which translates to MLVHEERTLLLVGRTGDGKSATGNSILGTKAFKSMHCSSCVTTDSQLQSSQLQDGNLLNVIDTPGLFDISRDPDFVIKELDKCFDLAKDGITAVLLVLSVQTRFSREEQACVQCFMNLFERKIVDYMIVVFTGGDEFNEENDEILVKYLDNCPEPLKDTLEICGNRHVLFDNKTEDQVKKDLQLRNLISQVNLVVEKNSGKPYIRVLYMELKLESKLREMRHLETELAKERDGRLQAEQNAEEALKKLEYMSLSVMSEEPKAKKWGIFPTNMRLIYT; encoded by the exons atgttggt CCATGAAGAGCGCACACTACTTCTGGTTGGACGTACTGGTGATGGAAAAAGTGCAACAGGAAATAGTATTCTTGGAACTAAAGCTTTCAAATCGATGCATTGTTCTTCTTGTGTTACAACTGATTCCCAGCTTCAGAGTAGTCAATTACAAGACGGAAACCTACTTAACGTCATTGATACCCCtg GACTGTTTGATATTTCTCGTGATCCTGATTTTGTTATAAAAGAACTTGATAAGTGCTTTGATCTGGCCAAGGATGGCATCACTGCTGTACTTTTAGTTCTGTCTGTGCAAACTCGGTTTTCAAGAGAAGAACAAGCTTGTGTGCAATGCTTTATGAACCTCTTTGAGAGAAAAATTGTTGATTACATGATTGTGGTCTTCACCGGAGGAGATGAGtttaatgaagaaaatgatgAGATTCTGGTGAAATACTTGGACAATTGCCCTGAGCCTTTAAAG GATACTCTAGAAATATGTGGCAATAGACATGTACTTTTCGACAATAAGACTGAGGATCAGGTGAAGAAAGATTTACAATTGAGAAATCTTATTTCACAAGTTAATTTGGTTGTGGAAAAAAATAGCGGAAAACCATATATAAGAGTCCTGTACATGGAATTAAAG CTTGAATCTAAGCTGCGGGAGATGAGGCATCTTGAAACTGAGTTGGCAAAAGAGCGTGATGGTCGGTTGCAAGCAGAACAGAATGCAGAAGAAGCTCTAAAGAAATTGGAATATATGAGTTTAAGCGTGATGTCTGAGGAACCCAAAGCAAAAAAATGGGGAATATTTCCTACCAATATGCGTCTTATTTATACTTGA
- the LOC138349399 gene encoding immune-associated nucleotide-binding protein 9-like yields MGGSNDWEVTNNEKRTLVLLGRTGNGKSATGNSILGSKEFNSKCSSNGVTSACELKTTRLDNGLIIDVIDTPGLFDFTGEPDFTSLLKEITNILFEQWAIERADRIAEKQKAEAACAKSVYEMHSDPIEFMFAKFLCVLFLYLLLAGEW; encoded by the exons ATGGGTGGAAGTAACGATTGGGAAgttactaataatgaaaaacgGACACTAGTCCTGCTTGGGCGAACAGGTAACGGAAAAAGTGCTACAGGGAATTCTATACTTGGAAGTAAAGAATTCAATTCCAAGTGTAGCTCAAATGGTGTTACATCTGCTTGTGAACTTAAGACTACTCGACTAGATAACGGTTTGATCATTGATGTCATAGACACCCCTg GATTGTTTGATTTTACTGGTGAGCCTGAC TTTACATCATTGCTGAAGGAGattacaaatattctttttgaaCAATGGGCTATTGAGCGTGCTGATAGGATAGCAGAAAAACAGAAAGCTGAAGCTGCTTGCGCAAAATCTGTGTATGAAATGC ACTCGGATCCAATCGAGTTTATGTTTGCAAAATTCTTATGTGTTCTGTTCTTGTATTTGCTACTTGCTGGTGAATGGTGA